Below is a window of Pogona vitticeps strain Pit_001003342236 chromosome 9, PviZW2.1, whole genome shotgun sequence DNA.
gagaagggtATTTATAACCTCCTTGCCAGCCTGCTTTTCATCCTGGGAAACAGGCAGTGACACTTTGGGCTTCCAAGAACCGGCACTGAGAggaaggagatgaacacctaggGGTCTTCCCCAAAGAGTCATCTGGGGCATCAGCCTTAAAACAGCCATTAGGAGGATATGAGAGCAGCGTGAGTTGTTAACAGGACAAATGCTGCTAAGTGGAGAGAAGCCCAGGAAAAAGTCTGAAAGAGTCTGGCTTGCAGAAGCCAGAGGGTACCAAGGAGGTGGAGATGCCACGAATgacatgggggtgtgtgtgtcagtggcCCCACCCAGTCCACCCTTCTTCGTCTGCTTTTGAATTGCTCTAAAACAACAAAGACCCTCCCAGGGAACAGAAAGAGCTGGCAACTTTCGCAGTGCAGAAGCATTTGTGAACAGCAACTCACTTAGGCAGCAACGACCCCGGCGAGCGGGATCACTCCGATTCGGAGGGGTTGGATGCCCAGCGGTTATTGTGGCTGGGATCACCGCCAGGGATCACACAGAGGCTGGCGATGGATTCGGTGGATTCGGCAGTTCAGTGGTTCACGCTTGGTATGCTGCCATTCACATGTCCCTCCACAGGGCCACCCCCATATTTGGGTTTGGGAGGACCTCCTTCCGCACTCCTTTCACACAACACAgggtcactccccccccccagggaagctTTTGGGATCTGTGGAACCTCAACCCTGGAGGCTGACACACAAACGCAGGGCAAATGTCCAGAAAATAAAAGATGACCCCTTCCCAGTGGTGTGACCAGTTCCCCTGGGTCAGGAACTGGCCAAGCGGAAAGATGGCCACAGGGAAGACACCATCCAGAATTCCCTGACCTGATGTCCCCCAGACGttctggactacaatgcccaggaGCCCCTtgctagcatggccaatggtcagggatgatggagCATGTGACCGAAAGcattgggaaagaaagaaacctggaaAGGCCAAATATAATCCAGCACCTGATTCAAAAGGATCTGTCGGGAATGGCCACCTTTGCAACCAAAGTGAACTATTAAAAGATTGCTAGGAAGAACAACTCAATGGCACCTCCCTGTGCAGTGGCAGTCTACCTTCGAATGTCCTCCTCACTGGGAACAGGCAACAGGAGGTAACTTagtgtcccccccccactgcttctGAGTTCCCAGGAGTCACAGGGCTGTCCACCCCCAAGCCCTGCCCTCCTTGAAGCAAGGCTCCCCTTCCCGAAGCAACTGTGCTTTCTGTACTCACTGCACGTCAGGAAACTCTCTTGCCAGGAACCCCACTTCCATCTGGAGGGCAGGCGTGTCCTCCAGCTCAATGATCCCTGCCAGATGTGGCACGACAGAGTCCAGCCAAGAGGAGGTGGATTCCTGCAAGGAATGGAGGAGACAGGCCACTGTCACGGAGGGGACAGGAGAGACAGCCCTCCCGTGGCCTTGCTGGATGGAGCCTGGCAAACATGCCCCAGGAAGTGACCTTTTCCAAAGcaacctgtggaactccctgctgcGGGAAGCGGGGAGGTGAAGCAGAGTCCCAGGAAGGCGACCCACCGCTCTCTGAAGGTACAAAATGCTGGACAGCTCTATCAGCAGCAAGGCACCCCCAGCGGGTCACCATCCCTTCCCTTTGCCAAGAAGATTCCCGACTGTGCCCACCTCCTGGCAGTTGCTTTACTCAGTGGGAGGCTTCGATCCCAGAACGAGCGGAGAAGAATAACTTTGGGGGTGGatgaaggagggggggggggaagagacctttGCGTGGTGAAAAGGGCAGGAATGATCCTCACAAGAAGCCCAGACTGTGGGTGGCGGCAAATCTTTAAAGGCATGTCCCACAACGCTTCCTCATTAGCTGCTACATTCATGCCCTCCTACCTCCCCTTCCATGAGAGCACAAGGCAGGGTCTGGggctctttccccccaccccagtttatTGTTCCAGGAACCTCATCAGGACAGGTCAGACtgaggggggatttgaactctggacTCCCAGGtccaatgctctctctctctctctctgctacacCCGACAGGTTCTTGCTTATGGCATTTACGCTCCCATGCCCCGAACTGCACTCTTCCTGGCCTTCTGAGAAGCAGCGTCGAGATGTTATCGTTGTGGGCAGAGAGATCTGGATGGCCTTTGTGCCTCTAGCTCATCCCCAGCTTCTGTTCAtcatcctctgttttaagagGAAAGGGAGAGCCCAGTTGGACGGGGTCCACGTCTTGCGTGCTCTCCCTAACCCTTCCAGCCAGGACCTGCCACCGCGGCCAAATCtattgttttcaaggtgtttcAGTGCAACGGCTCCACTGGCGTTGTTTTGAGTCAGTGCTTAAAGTTTTCTGCTCGTTGCTATTTTTGCCCTGGCAGGCACCACCTCTGGGCTTGTTTTTATAATGTGCATCTTTGTTATGTTTACAGTTTCCATTTTTGAAAGCTGCCTTGAACCAGGTCTAGGAAAGCGGGTTGCTATAAATGGCTCCTACAACTCTTCcttctaacaacaacaacttttggAAAAAGGTGCCTTGGGACTGCTGGATGCAAAAGGCCTTTCGGCAGCAGGCAcagcttttcttggtttttttttgggggggggctgcagaaGTGGGGTTCCCCTTCCCACCGAAACCCTTTCTCGCCCTTCCCACCTTCACTGACAATCCTGCTTTGCAAGGACCCCAGCATCGTGCTCTCCCTCACGCCCTTGCcctcaccgccccccccccctcagccgtTCTTTGCCTTCTCAGTGGGCAGGGGCAGAGGTCACCTGCATCCCCGGCTGCCCATCCTCACCAGCTGGATGAAGAACTCCTGCAGCTGCTTGGCCTCGCTGCGCAGCTTGTTTGCCATCTTGGCCCTCATCCTGGAGGAGGTGCAGATGAGGCGGACCCGCATGAGCGGGCGGACATATTCGATCAGCACCCGGCGATGGACCTCCTTCACCAGCAGCTGCATGGCCGGAAGAAGGCCAGAAAGGGCAAGatcagagaaggaaggagagaggaattTTTACAGGTCAGGAAGGAGGCACTGGACACCAATACACAAAGTTGGGGTGCGCCTCCGGGTCAGAAGAGAGATCGCCTTGCCTTGTGTtgcattctattctattctattctattttttaCTGCCTTCCTATTTCCAGCACGTCCTCCGTGCTACACAATGCTTGGTTGCCCACTGTTTCTCCTGGGCCCTGCTCTTCTGCTCTTCACAACAGGGGCTGAGCAAATGTTAcgtttctcttccttcctttctcctcccagGTATGGCTGTCAAGTGGCAGGAAAACGTTTTGCTCACCCACTTACTTTGGGTTCCTGCTGAAGTGGGggctggggcagggggagagccCAGTCCCATCAAGGGAGAGAGATAAaggtgtctctctttctctcttcggGCATGCCAACTTCCAGGGGCACCGATTATGTTACTCCATCAGGGAGGAGGCTGGCTAATAAACACCTCTCCTGAGATGATGCACCAAAAACCCGACAAATTATCTCCCGTTGCCTCCTCTGGGAAAGGTGTGGacattttcgcaagatgacatttGAACTTCCTGGATGTTTACTGATCATTGATTAAGAATTCATTGGCGTTTCGCTGGATCTGCAAAGATTTTACtgagttttaaaagttttattgtttaggttgtttcagtaatgttgtgaagtgcttttatttttatttattttagtgggAAAGTGGGACAATATATGCTTATGCATATATTAAATGATGCTAGTCTGcactctcatcatcatcatcatcatcttgcaactgcagagctggaagaaaccctacggaccattgagtccagcctttgtcaaggaggcggggggggggaatcgaactcgtaatctttggctctgcagccagagacctagcAGTTCTGCCTCTTCCTCCATGACCATGTATGGCTTTGCTACCTTCCCGAGGGCTCTGGCCCTTGGTCCTTTGTGCAGCCAGAACTGCCTGGGGGGCAGGACCGTTCACCTTCTCGACAGACTGTACTCACCTGGTACGGCTCCAGCTTCATCTTCCTCAGCTTCTGGGCATGATCCGCGAGAAGAGCCATGATGGTAGGGAAGGCCTCTGAGTTGTTTAGCCATTTCCTTTTCATTAGTTTGTGGAAATAGGGCTGGAGAGCAAAGGTGGGGGGGTTGTAGAGAAGAGGGAGATGCTTTATACCAAGTCACAATCCGAGCTTTCTCCATCCTCAAGTAGCTGTGTTGGAGGAGAAAGTTGAAAGGATGCATAGATTCCGCTGCCCAGTCCCCCCCCCAGGTCAACTTTCATAATCTCTGTCCCAGTCACTATTTCGGAGTCCAGCTGACATCCCTCTGGCAGCCAGTCCCACTGGAGCCctgtggcgcagtgattaaactgcagtcctgcagtcaagactctgctcaaaaGCTGAGTTCGAGCCCAGCAAATTCAGGTTGCTGGCTCGAGGATGACTCAACCTCTCACCCTTCCAGGGTTGCTAAACTGAGTACCTAGCAaactctgtgtgtggggggggtgtgtgtTGGGAGGGTGGGGAGCAATGTAGAGCTTActtaattaaattgcaaactgcccaagGATGCTTGAAGCACAAcgaggggcagtatataagcagcaccctttccCCTTTCATCAGCACGCCTACCTTGAGGTCTTGGAAAAGGTGCTCAGCCAGCACTCGGTTGCAGAGTCGGATCACCCGGTCCAGGGAGGAGTTGGCCTGCTGCCTCGGCGTCTCGCTCTCAGGGTGGCTAAACCTCACCAAGCGCTCCACGTAGTccctgaaagaaagagagaatgttGGTCAACTGCGTTCAAAGAGCCCATGACAGTTCCTGTGATGACCGAGTGCAATTAAAGGAGAATGTCCAATCCTCTCCTGGACAGCTGGTTTAGCGAAGGAGAGATCATTTAGCAAATGATTGGTCCCACCAAAGATGTGGGGACAGCAGAGGAAAGGGGCAGAGAGGTACGGGCGATGTGAGTCAAGAACTCCATGAAggttggtatgtgtgtgtgtttgtgtggctcCCTATTTCACATACCAATCTGACGGATTCAGACTGTTTTTCTCGTGCAAATTCAAGGGGCAGAAGAAAAACACAAGCTCTTGCAAGTAGGCCCATTAAAATCAATGCAGACTTAAGTTAGTCATGATTAACctaaagcagagatgggaaaattttattttttctgctttaGCACACAGATGGCTCCAGTCAGCATGAACACTGgaggtaagtcccactgattttagtGGGCAGATAAAGCTGGCTGCATTCAGATCCAGTCCCTTGCCATTTCAAAGCACCCATTTGGATGTATGAGCATGTATGAATTTATGTTCTGGGGAGCAGATGTTAGGCTGGGTGGGGGAAGATAGGGGGCCCATGGGTCGAGAAGGGTCATGGGGAGGGTGGCAGCCAGAAGGGGCCatctggacaggagtggctcctGCGTTGCCTTTCGTATCCGAGGCTGGCCAGGGGGCGATGGGACCTCACCTGAAAGCTGGGCAACAGTTGACCAGCATGATGGTCCGGCTCATGTAGCTGTCGGCCGGGAGGCTGCTCTCCGTTTGCTGCTCATGGAACCTTTCGACCTTTCTCTGGAAGCTGGTGGAGACCcagagaggggaggaagaggaggaagaaagtcaCAGAAGTGGGCAGGTGCAAAACCTCCTACTGCTCGGCCCCCGTTCCACCGCATGCTTCCTGCAGACCCTGCCTCTTGCTCTGTTCTcacctgttctccccccccccttgcaacgTACACCTTGTCCTGCTGCCCCTGATTTTGATGGCTGGCCCAGGCAGACCAAACGTCAAGCTCTCTGCTGGACTCCCAGAGCCTCCCCTCGCCCCACAGGTCATGCTGGCCGGCCACTGCTGGCCGGGGTTGTCCACAGAATAACCCCACCGACTTCTGCTTTCTACAGGATGGGCCATGACAGGTGTCTTCTCTCGGCTCCTCTGGAGTCAGGATCTCCACCTGCCTTTCACACAGGACTACCTTGGCCTTCCTGTGTTCTTTGCATTTTCTGTGTGTCCCTGTGGGGCACCACATCTATTCACACACACAACAGCACTACTGTACAAGCACAGCTCTCTGAATCAGGGCCTTGAGGGAGCAGACCAGCTCCAAACAGCCCCCGGCTGGGCTTcttggcctgccccccccccgcatcctcTCTCCTCCAAGGCCTCTGTCCGGGGACTCCACCTCATGGGTGTTTCCTCGCTAAACAGGGACACAGTGGCTCAGTGGATACGCCGCGGTGTCCTTGGAGGCCAACTGAAGATGGACGTGGcgttcctttccttctcctctgcccTGTGGTGCCCCTGAGCATTTTCCTCCCAAGGATTATTATTTCCACTGCACGCTGGATGGCATCCAAGGGACAAGAAGGACAGGATCCCCTTATTCAGAGCGAAACAAGACACACACAACCAAAATTTCCCCTGCCAACAtatagtgtttaaaaaaaaacaccactttccCAAGTCCTAATTTTCAGTCCATAAGAAAGCCAGGGTTGGTGTTCTCGTCTTCCACCCTGGACCCAATGTGGCCTTCCTGCCCTGTGCTCTTCCCATCTTCTTGGGGTCCCCTTGCCAGTCCCCCTTGCCCCCCCCAGCCGTTGGCAACCCTGGAATACCTCTGCAGGAAGTCCGCCAGGCTGGTCAGGCAACACTGAGCCATCCTCACTCCAAAGTTGTGTGTGATCTGGGGAGCTTTGTCTGCATGAGCCTTCAGCATCTGCAAAGCAGGAGACTGAGATTCAGTGCCGGTGGGGAGAGAGAAGTGACCCCCAAGGGCAGCGAGGCAGGACACGGGGTCCTTGGAGTGTTGCCTGGGTCATCCCCATCAGGCCCAGGCACACGtggtctggaaaaaaaacccttttttcaTGGCTGATAGGACCTGTTCCCTAGCCTCAGAAGGCATCACTCCAGGTGAGGCTGAGCAGGTGCACAGGTCAGGAAAGAAGATGATAGGAGTGAGCAAAGCATGACTCTGAGGTCTCATGAGCCCTCCCAGGGCAGCTGTTTTCCTGGCCCTTGGGTCTCTCCTGCCAATGGGCTTGAGTCGAGGCCACTGGCCTCCGTCCAGTCAAAAGCGTCGGATGTACCATGATGACTTTGCTGGAGAGGCCAAACTGGAAGTTCTCCCCCTCGCCTTCTTGAGCccatctctcttcttccttctgcagCTCTTGGTTCATGTCATTCACAATCTTGGCCTAGGAACAAGCGACAGAGGAGACCCTGTGGATGCATCTGGGTGGGAGGAAGGTTTCGAGAGGCGCTTGTCTCGTCTGCACCAGGAGGAGGTGGAAACGGTCAGTCTGGAATCAGATCTACAGGGGGATCTCTGACTTCCAGTTGTTTAAGAATAGATCCATAAAGAGTAAGTCCTGCCCTGAACTGTTCTACTGCAACGGAGAGACCTTTTCATCATCTGTTCTGTGGAAGAAGGGTGGCCTCTCTTCAGCTCTGGTAGACGGGACAAACTCTGGGCCTGAGAACTCTTGAAGTCTAAGTGTCTGTCTTTCGCACCTGATCTCAGCTGCTAGTGGGTCTCAGGATGCATGGCTTACAGGTTCTCCTTACAGTGGCTGTGCaggctggggaggatgggagtGGTGGTACAACATATCTTGGGGGCACCTGAGTGAAGACGTTCATGCATGAGAAAAATTAACTGTGTCTAGGGGAGCCTTTTTCCTAAGACTGAAACAACACATGATCCTCTTTCTCCAGTACATCTGgagcaggtttttaaaattactattaaTATCGAGACTGTCCTTCATTATTTCTAGATTTGGGGAAGTGCAGAAATGATCAATTAGAGAACAAATAGAATGATAAAAGGCCATGCATGGAATCCATAAAAGTTAATTGGAATGGTTTGAAACCCCTGCACACGAAAGAGTGAAAGGTAGGGGTCGTTAATGTTCGGCCCTACCGTAGGGCAGATGGCACACTTGGGGACCAAACATATGGCTGTGGCAAAGCCAAAGCAGCACGGTTgagaaaagtccccccccccaccgcaccgCAATTGCTTTCTACCTGCATCCTGCAGCTCAATAGGCATCTTCTCTGCTGAAGCATTTCAGCAGAAGACCTAAAACATCAGCTGGCAAGAGAGTGACGTACAGTCGGAGTCTGCAAAGGTAACCTATTCCGCAGGCCCTCCCTGTCATGGTGTGTTTCAAACTGGTCTTGGATTTTGTCCCCCTGGAGCCTTCACAGGATAGAATAATCAGGGCCATTGCTTCTGCttcaaaagcaaagcgtgctgcttatatactgccccacaatgcataaagcactctctgggaagtttacaatttaatcaagCAAGCTACACCTTGTCCCCCACACCCCAGCGAGCTGGCTGCGTCACCCGTTGCCTTTCCCCAGTACCTGCACGGCTGTAATGCATTCCTCTTCCAAATTTGACTGGGTCTCCGGAGACAGCAGTGGGCCAAGCTCCTGGCCCTTAACCAGGGAAGAGATCTCTGCTCGGCCCAGGACCTctctgcaagagagagagagagaaaagaagagggatgtctctGGGTGGCTGAAGGTCCAGCTTGGCCCAGGCCCTCCGCCAGAACATGGTGAGGCTCACTTACCTTTGGTAGATGTTGCTGTTCCAGTCCAAGATGAAGTAGAGTTCGGAGATGGTCAGGTTCTTCTGGATCAACTCTGCCAGGCGCTGGGCCACCCCCCTGTGGTAGCTGCACAGGTAGACCCCGAAGGCCTCGTACTCTTTCGGGTAGGCGTGGAGCAGGTGGAATTTCACCGTGCACAAGTCCTCCATGGCGCACTTGGCCAGCCTGTCCATCTGCGTGGCAATGGGGCCCGCCCTGCCTTCCAGACACTGGCATAACCTCTGGTCGACCAGCTTCTTCACCGCCTCCGCCCACTGCTTCTTCATGGCCCGGGGCCGGGGGCCGGCTCCCTCCGCCGCCGGGTCCCGCTGGGCCTCCAGCCACTTGCGGtccgtctcctcctcctgctcaatCACACGTACCATGAGCTCCAGAGGCAGATAGGTGCTCTTGGCCACCAGGGACTCGGCCAAGACGGCCCACAGCTCCTTCTGCAGCGCTTCGTAGAGCAGAGACACGTCCTTGGCCTTCCGGCTCCCATCCTTCCGCTCCTCACTGGTGCTCTCCGGGCCGTGGTGCCCAGTCTGCTCGCACTCTGCTTCGAGCTCAATGATGTGTTCGTCAGCCGTCAGCAGGTccctgtgctggatgaggctcaGGATCTCCAGAACTGAAGGAGAGAGgggcacaagagagagagagagaaaaaaaatgaacccaTAATCTGCTCATTTTATGTTGCAAGGAAACAGCTCACATGTTTGAGGACACCTGGGAAGATTTCCCAACGGCTCTCCGAAAGAACTGCCCTccagtttgaaaaaaatgtatattaGCATCTGCCGGTGTTAATCAGGATCCTCTCAGAACGCAAGGCTGCTCTTATCCATCTCTGGCTGATCCGGGCACAGCTGGAAGCTGCCATTCAGACTGTCAAGACTGTCATATAGATGAGTTTGACGTTACTTGTCTAAAACGTGTCAGGCACTGGTTTCCTAGCCATATGTAAAAGTTTAGAAAATTCTTTTCAAAAAGAGGAGAAGCAGGAGCAATGACATTCACCCATTGGCCCATAACATGAACATCTCTGGAGAGATTACAACGAATCAACAGTAAAGCAATttgagtacaaaataaaacatatagCCATAAAATCAGAGGTAACCTAAACTACAGGAAGACAAGGTCTGTGGCATCCAAAAACGAAACACCGCTTTGTGGACTGCTCATCCTAGactctgtggggtttttttttattaatccCAGGTGAATAGGAAATATTTCCACCTTGTGCTAAAGCCACCCCAGAGACTGTGGCTGGTGACCTTCCACGGAGAAGTGGTTCCACCCCTGGGAGGCCATGACCGAAGACGCTTTCCTGTGGGTTGCTCCTGCCCCATTTCaccgggttgggggggggacttggggCAGGGCTCTTGAGGAAGATCTGACTGTTTACGGTGGTGTGAGTGGGAgggagattttaatttttttttcatttttagttaACCTGGTCCCGCAAACAAGGATTCTCCTTGTCTTTGTTTTTGATGATCGTTCTCCAAAAACCTGCTGTCATCCTGACTGTGGGATTGAGGGAACCCAGACGCAAggtttccccctccctgcctcctcctaAGCCTGTCGAGGTTTTAAAGCTGGAAGGCAGAACTTCAAATAAGACTGGAAAAGGGAACCAGAAAAGGGACAGAGGCAGGAAAGGGCGGCCAGGATCAGGCCAACCCACCCAGCTTCAAGTCGCCTTCTTTCCAAAGAAGTGCTGTTTCTCTGTAAAGGCAGCGGCCCCGTGCCATGCGTTGCGCCGCTCCGACAGGGCAAGCCCTGGTGCTCCCCGTTCTCGGGGCTCCCTCGTTCTGCCTGTCCACCTCAGCCAAAACCTCTTGGGCCAGGCACCTCCAGGCCTGCGCCAGGGCACCCCACACAGCTcagggcaaaaaaaaagaggggtgcCCGCTCTCCACGGCCTCCCACTTCTCAGCTCCACCCGGCCACCGGCCCAGGGGACGACGAAACAATGCCACTGGCCCTCGGCTCTCTGGCTGCTTCTGTGCATTTCCCTTCCTTGCTCCGGGACCTCCCGGCCCCTTTCTCAGGGCTGACCCCCAGGCCGTGAATTACTCGCACCCGGACAGCTTTTTCCTGGGCAACACCCTGAACTGCAAAGTGGCAGCTCTCAGAGCTGACAAGCAAGCCTGTGACCCCTGGCCCTTGGAGGGGACCAAGTGTGGGCCTGCCCAGCCCTGACAGACCTTCCCTGGTGTGGActctgtggggtggggtggggtgcgggggggagggggaagtggaGGGAGGATGCTTCCCTCCACCGAGCTGAAGCCATGGTTGAACCAGTGAACTCTTGGGCTGGCGTCGCATTCCTGCTCTTATCAAGCGATAGCATGTTGACTCTGCCCGTGGACAATAGCCTGCCTTGTTCCTTAATCCAACTCATGAGGCGTCTCGGCTGCAAAGCTGTGACCTGTTGTCGGGAGCCCCCCTCCCGCAACTCCTCGCCTCTGTGAGGCATCCTGACCCTTCCTCGGccctcttctgcctctgcctctgcctcctgaatGCACACACTCTCCAACCAAGGGTGAATATCTGAAGGGTTGGAAagcttgtattcgcgaaggctttcacggccgggatctaacggtggttgtgggtttttcgggctctttggctgtgttctgaaggtggttcttcctgacatttcaccagtctctctggccagcatcttcagaggactggagcaggaactctgtccgtgctctgtaaAGCTTGCTTGGAATCCACTCCTTTAGGTTGGGAAGCCCAAACCTATTGGTGAGGTTTGGAGATGATTCCAGCCGGAGAGCTGTTGATTCGTTTTTTTTCTCAACACATctcagccagaggttggaaatggtACCGTTCCCCACCCTTTGCTGGGTTCTGGGAGCTGGCAGTCCAAAACAAGTCGCTTCCCCACGTTCTGGTTGCAAGCGCCGTGAAATGTCCTCGGGAAGACGCCTGAACCCTTCACATCACGGAGGGCCAAAGGCCAGAGCAACTTGTCCGCAACTCACTCCTGGTGGGctgattggggggtggggggctagGCTCATGCCTTCTTTGCTTGCAGGAagtcccaggttcaaatcctgacAACACTTTCAGTTAAGAGAAACCTAAGGTGGCAGAGGAAGGCTAAAGACTTTCTCTGCCTGAGTCCCCAGAGAAGCTTGGTGACAATCCAAGAACAGGCCATACATGGGTGAAGGGTCGTCTGGGAGCCTCCCACCCTGAACATTTCACGGCCTGAGACAAAGCCAAATACAGTATAGGGGTCAAGGAGCGAAAGCTGGCCAGGCCCAGAGCTGACCGTTAGCGCGTCAAATCCCACTGCAGGAGGGCGGTGGTGACGCAGAACGGTCCtcctggagcaggcagtggtCTGTCCAGCCTCTGGCCCACGGCACCTCCCGCCTGAGGCCGAGGCTTCGTCCTGCAGAATGGCAGGCCAGCTCTTGGGGTTGACTAGCTTCCTTCGTTTCCTGCGAGGAAATGCCATCAGACAAAAGGTTGTGGCGAT
It encodes the following:
- the EXOC3L2 gene encoding exocyst complex component 3-like protein 2 — encoded protein: MPVLKNPCKLKMANGEAAGRTGALILDKASQGTNPFEEDLDENERDSFLGKASPERRSLSPEDGRRDFERGLFNGSPEDHYRRRATLEKLVGLSPFRMGKGKKGGEKKSPSGGEKGLDRKSFLGRMMMPLTDGNLGPRAPEKKKTRRSSEDFSLLQRFNGRRKESLYSSDCGLAEKENGGGDTMKRLAFLKIGLGGKVRRASLVEKLNQTEAAEPASVTEEAEVKAKEPLSVLEILSLIQHRDLLTADEHIIELEAECEQTGHHGPESTSEERKDGSRKAKDVSLLYEALQKELWAVLAESLVAKSTYLPLELMVRVIEQEEETDRKWLEAQRDPAAEGAGPRPRAMKKQWAEAVKKLVDQRLCQCLEGRAGPIATQMDRLAKCAMEDLCTVKFHLLHAYPKEYEAFGVYLCSYHRGVAQRLAELIQKNLTISELYFILDWNSNIYQREVLGRAEISSLVKGQELGPLLSPETQSNLEEECITAVQAKIVNDMNQELQKEEERWAQEGEGENFQFGLSSKVIMMLKAHADKAPQITHNFGVRMAQCCLTSLADFLQSFQRKVERFHEQQTESSLPADSYMSRTIMLVNCCPAFRDYVERLVRFSHPESETPRQQANSSLDRVIRLCNRVLAEHLFQDLKPYFHKLMKRKWLNNSEAFPTIMALLADHAQKLRKMKLEPYQLLVKEVHRRVLIEYVRPLMRVRLICTSSRMRAKMANKLRSEAKQLQEFFIQLESTSSWLDSVVPHLAGIIELEDTPALQMEVGFLAREFPDVQRKHVSAILDIRGLQSQAQRQDILAVMEGLELMEGEALLCQDRAFFSEIPTSEVFCVRVQLHRLSHVGLTCLSRLRRRPRRQQQRRRYRLRPKENVAESQA